Within the Rhodoferax koreense genome, the region GCGAGCAGGTCATAGAGACCGATGACGAGCACCAGCGACGTGTCCTTGAAGAAGCCAATGAAGTTGTTGACGAGCGGCGGAATGACGAGCTGCAACGCTTGTGGGAGGATGATCTTGCGGTTCGTCGACCAGTAGGAGAGACCCAACGCATGCGCCGCTTCGTACTGTCCCTTCGGCAGCGCCTGCAAGCCGCCGCGGATGACCTCGGCGAGATAGGCGCCAAAAAAGAGAATGATGGCAACCTGAGCGCGCAAGAGCTTGTCCAGGTTGACGCCTTCTGGCATCAGGAGCGGGAACATCACACTCGCCATGAACAGCAGCGTGATCAGTGGAACGCCGCGAATCATCTCGACATATGCGACGCAGATCCATCGGATAAACGGCAGCTTCGAACGGCGTCCCAGAGCCACCAGAATCGCCAGCGGGAAAGCCACTGCAACGCCAACCGTCGCCAGAATCAGAGTCAATGCCAAGCCGCCCCATTGCGTCTGCGGCACGAACTGCAGGCCGAAAACTCCGCCCCACATGAGTAAGCCAATGGCCACAAGCGCCAGTGTCCACACACCGGCCAAGGCGGGTCGCCAAAAGCGCTTCATTCCGGACACGACGTAGAGACCAATGAACAGCAAGACGACGATCAAGGCTCTCCACTGTTCCTCGAAGGGGTACATGCCGAAGAGCATGAAGCGATACTTGTCCGTGATGACGGCCCCAGCATGCGCCGCTGCCTTGAACGGCCTTGCAGGCGTCGCTGTTAGGCCCTGGGGACCTGTTGGGACACTCCAGATCGCGTTGACGACTCCCCACTGGAAAACGAATGCAGAGAACTTCGCCAGCACAACCAGAAGGACGATCGTCGTCAGCGTCGATATCCACGAATAGAAGAGGTTTGGCGCAGCCACGCAATCGGGCCGCTGCGTTCCTGCACCGGGGGTGTACGCATGACGGTGGTGCTGGAATGGACAGAGTGTTTCACGGATAGGATGGTCACGTTAGCGCTCCACTAGTGCAATACGGGCGTTGTAGTGGTTCATCAGCGCGCTGATCGAGAGACTGATCGTGAGGTAGACGCCCATGATGATTGCCACAAGTTCCACCGCTTGACCGTTCTGGTTCATCGCCGTGGTGGCAATGGAGACGATGTCCTGATAGCCAATGGCAACGGCCAGGGAGGATTGCTTGGCCAGGTTGAGGTACTGGCTCGTTAGCGGCGGAACGATCACTCGGAGTGCCTGCGGGAACACGATCCATTTCAACGTGTTTGATGATTTCAAGCCAAGGGCGCGGGATGCTTCTATCTGTCCATGACTAACCGACTGGATGCCGGAACGAACAATTTCGGCAATGAATGCCGCGTTGTAGATCACCAGACCAAACAACAGCGCAAAGAATTCTGGCGAGACGGTGACGCCGCCACGGATGTTGAAACTCTGTGGGCTAGGCATGTCCAAGGCGAACGGAGCGCCCAGCGTAATCACGACCGTGGCGGGCATGACCGCCATGAGCAGGACCGCGGTCGGCCAAGTGGCGCGCTGGCGCCCATCGTCCAGTGACTTGCGAGTGGCTCGCTTTGCGGAGATCACAGTGGCAATCAAACCAAGGATGAAAGCGAGGAGCGTCCAGCTGTGGGCCGTTTGCCAGTCGAGAACCGGGAAGCTCAAGCCGCGGTTGGACAGGTAGACGCCCGCGATGGGGTGGATCGCTTGGCGAACCGGCGGCAGACCCTGAAGAAGGGCGTACCAGAGGAACAGTTGCAACAGCAGGGGCAGATCGCGGAAGAACTCGACGTAAGCCGACATCAGCTTTGCGAGCAGCCAGTTCTTCGATAGGCGGGCAACTCCGATTACGGTGCCCAGGATTGTGGCGAGCACGATGCCCCAAAACGCAACCCAGAGCGTGTTGAGCATGCCCACGACCAGCGCACGCAAATAGCTATCTGCTGGGGTGTAAGGGATCAGGTGCTCCGCAATGGGAAGCCCTGCTTCGCGTTGCAGAAAGCCGAATCCCGAGGCAACATTACGTGCGCCGAGATTCGCCTGTGCATTACCGATCAGCCAGCTGAAAACGCCGATCACGATCAGCGCAGCGAGCACTTGCCATACGACCCGACGCATGGGGACCTTGGAGCGGGACAATCTGTTTGAGGACATTGGAGTTTCGCCATCCCGACCAGATGGCGGGCTTAAACATTGACTAGGGAAAAGGGATTCGCCGGCTCGATTTGAGCCGGCGACATCAGCGTGACTAGCGCATCGGAGCGGCGTACTGGATGCCGCCGTCCTTCAGTAGACGATTCAGGCCGCGCGGCAGGCCCAGGGGCGCGATGCTGCGCTCGTAGATCTCAGCATAGTTGCCAACGCCTTTCACGACGTTCACTGCCCATTGCGCGTCGAGGCCGAGCGCGGCGCCGAGGTCGCCTGTCTCACCCATGAAGCGCTGGATAGCCGGATTCGAGTTGTTCCTGAACTTGTCAATGTTGGCGGCTGTCATGCCGAATTCTTCGGCGTTCAGCATGGCCGCGTGGGTCCAGCGAACGATGTCAAAGAAGCGCTGGTCACCCTTGCGGATGAAAGCTCCCAGCGGCTCCTTGGAGATGATTTCGGGCAGGACCTGGTAGTCGTTACCAGCGCTACCGATGGATGCCTTGAAAGAAGCAAGTTGCGCGGTGTCGTTTGTATAGGCGTCGCAACGGCCGCTCACGATGGCGTCGCGCATTTGCTCCATCTTCTCGATGACGACCGGCTTCATCTCGAGCTTGTTTGCGCGGAAAAAGTCGGCGGCATTCACTTCGCCGGTGGAGCCGGGCTGGAAACACACTGAGGCGCCGCCCGAGATCATGCGCGCTCTTGATGCCGTCCTTTTTCTTTACAAGAAAGCCCTGACCGTCATAGAAGTGGATTGCCGGCACTTCCAAGCCAAGCTGCGCTTCGCGGGTCAGCGTCCAGGTGGTGAAGCGAGCCACGATGTCGACTTCGCCGGACTGAAGCGACGGGAAGCGCGTCAGGCTGGTCAAAGAGACGAAGCGAACCTTGTCCGGATTGCCGAAGATCGCCGCCGCGATGGATCGACACACGTCTGCATCGAAGCCGCGCATCACGCCGCGTGCGTCGGGGAAGCCGAAGCCGGGGCGATCACCGCCGACGCCGCAAATGAGCTGGCCACGTGCCTTGATGGCGTTGAGCGTAGGCGAAGCCACCGATGGCGCCGCTACGGCCACAGGCGCCGAGGCCGGCCGCGGTTGTGCGATGGCAACACTGGCCACAAGCGTTGCCGCGCAGGCAACTGCGTTGAAGATGTTGCGGGGGCGATGACCGTTCGTGGACATGGAGTTTGTTCCTTCAGGTAGGTGGAGTGGTATAGGAAATCGTAAAAGTGACCCCTCGCACGAATGGTTGAATCTGGATAGCGAAAGCGCGCCGTTATTGCGTTCGTGAAACATTCAGCCGAGGGTTTCCCCTGATAGGGCGCGTGGCACGCACAAAATTGGGCGCTTTTCCTCGTTTTGAGCCCCTGGTGCAACAATGTTTCGGTTGCCAGCGCACATACGCGTCAAAAAACCGCTCCTTGCGGCCCAGAATTTAGCTAGCGCTGACGCATAACAACCATGCTTTTAGACAACTACGACATCAAGCTCCTCAGCCTCCTGCAGGCGGACAGCAAGATTTCCCAACGCCAGCTCTCGGAAGAGGTGAACCTGTCGCCGTCGGCAGTGAACCGGCGAATTGCTGCGCTTGAAGCGGCCGGCGTCATCATGACGACGGTAGCCGTCGTCGATCCAACGGCGGTGGGTCGCCCCATCACCATCCTGGTCGAGGTGAAGCTGGAGAGCGAGCGGCTGGATCTGCTCGATCAAGTCAAGAAGAGTTTCGCGAACTGTGTGCAGGTGCAGCAGGTCTACTACGTGACTGGTGATTTCGACTTCATGCTCGTGATCAACGTCAAGGACATGTCCGAATACGAAAAGCTCACGCGCGAGCTGTTTTTCTCGGCAGGAAACATCAAGACGTTCAAGACTTACGTTGCCATGCAGCGGATCAAGGTATCCCTCAACGTGCCGTTAACGATTTAGGAATTTCGATGCGAGATTTTGAAGCCCCAAGCCGGTCTGTCGCGGTCGGCAGCAGGGGAATGGTGGCGACCTCCAACCCGCAGGCAGCATTGGCTGGACTGGACGTCCTGCGGTCCGGTGGGAATGCCATCGATGCAGCAGTCGCTGCTGCGGCAATGCTGGCAGTCGTCGAACCGACCCAGACCGGAATCGGCGGCGACTGCTTCGTCATGCTTAGAAAACGTGGCCAGGCGCCGGTCGCGCTCAACGGATCGGGTTGGGCTGCCAAGGCGGCGAGCGCGGAAGAATTGCGCGGGCGCGGAATGGCCTCCATCCCGGTCGATAGCGTCCATGCCCTGACCGTTCCAGGTGCGGTACGCGCGTGGAATCGATTGGTCGAAGACTACGGGACGCGTTCGCTGCAAGAACTGCTCGAGCCCGCGATCGGTGCCGCCGAATTGGGTTATCTGGTCACGGAACGCCTTGCGCACGATTGGGCGCGACAGGCGGCAAAAATGATGGCGACGGCAGAAGCGAAAGCCCTGTTCTTTCCCGCAGGCAGAGCGCCTGCCTTAGGCGAACGCAGAAGCAATCCTCAGTTGGGCAAGACGCTGCGCGCCATCGCCAAGTCCGGCGCCGACTCGTTCTACGAAGGCTGGGTTGCCGAGAACATCGTGACCTCGTTGCGAAAGAAGGGAAGCCTGCTGAGCCTCGACGATTTCGCTGAATTCAAGCCGGAGTATGTGACGCCGATTTCGGCGAGCTACCGTGGCTATCGATTGTGGGAGTGCCCGCCCAACGGGCAAGGGGTCGTGGCGCTGCAGATTGCGGCGATGCTCGAGGCGTTTGATCTCAGTGCAATGGGGCCTCTCAGTGCAGAAAGGTTTCATCTTCAGGCAGAGCTATCGCGCATCGCCTATGCACAACGTAACGCTTTCCTATGCGACCCGCGGTTCAACGCAGTAGATGTGAATGAACTGCTTTCCGACGACACGATTGAACGCTTGACCCGAGGGATCGATCTAGACACGAAGTCCGATGGATGGACGCCTGTTGCGTTGCC harbors:
- a CDS encoding amino acid ABC transporter permease, which translates into the protein MRRVVWQVLAALIVIGVFSWLIGNAQANLGARNVASGFGFLQREAGLPIAEHLIPYTPADSYLRALVVGMLNTLWVAFWGIVLATILGTVIGVARLSKNWLLAKLMSAYVEFFRDLPLLLQLFLWYALLQGLPPVRQAIHPIAGVYLSNRGLSFPVLDWQTAHSWTLLAFILGLIATVISAKRATRKSLDDGRQRATWPTAVLLMAVMPATVVITLGAPFALDMPSPQSFNIRGGVTVSPEFFALLFGLVIYNAAFIAEIVRSGIQSVSHGQIEASRALGLKSSNTLKWIVFPQALRVIVPPLTSQYLNLAKQSSLAVAIGYQDIVSIATTAMNQNGQAVELVAIIMGVYLTISLSISALMNHYNARIALVER
- a CDS encoding transporter substrate-binding domain-containing protein, yielding MSTNGHRPRNIFNAVACAATLVASVAIAQPRPASAPVAVAAPSVASPTLNAIKARGQLICGVGGDRPGFGFPDARGVMRGFDADVCRSIAAAIFGNPDKVRFVSLTSLTRFPSLQSGEVDIVARFTTWTLTREAQLGLEVPAIHFYDGQGFLVKKKDGIKSAHDLGRRLSVFPARLHRRSECRRLFPRKQARDEAGRHREDGANARRHRERPLRRLYKRHRATCFFQGIHR
- a CDS encoding Lrp/AsnC family transcriptional regulator translates to MLLDNYDIKLLSLLQADSKISQRQLSEEVNLSPSAVNRRIAALEAAGVIMTTVAVVDPTAVGRPITILVEVKLESERLDLLDQVKKSFANCVQVQQVYYVTGDFDFMLVINVKDMSEYEKLTRELFFSAGNIKTFKTYVAMQRIKVSLNVPLTI
- the ggt gene encoding gamma-glutamyltransferase codes for the protein MRDFEAPSRSVAVGSRGMVATSNPQAALAGLDVLRSGGNAIDAAVAAAAMLAVVEPTQTGIGGDCFVMLRKRGQAPVALNGSGWAAKAASAEELRGRGMASIPVDSVHALTVPGAVRAWNRLVEDYGTRSLQELLEPAIGAAELGYLVTERLAHDWARQAAKMMATAEAKALFFPAGRAPALGERRSNPQLGKTLRAIAKSGADSFYEGWVAENIVTSLRKKGSLLSLDDFAEFKPEYVTPISASYRGYRLWECPPNGQGVVALQIAAMLEAFDLSAMGPLSAERFHLQAELSRIAYAQRNAFLCDPRFNAVDVNELLSDDTIERLTRGIDLDTKSDGWTPVALPEHKDTVYVSVADSDGTLVSFINSIYDDFGSGIVAPGTGVLMHNRGSGFVLEEGHPNELQGRKRPMHTIIPALVTKDADTVMSFGVTGGHFQPAGQLQVLSNIVDYGMSVQQAIDHARMFARGDVLELERTVPDAVWSGLRKRGHEPVAAPSPLGTCHAIWVDQGSGVYMGGSDGRRDGLAIGF